Proteins encoded in a region of the Mycobacterium branderi genome:
- a CDS encoding XRE family transcriptional regulator, whose translation MPVLTASAAQRLDDEAATRSIREVAAYLQDAVGQRVAAALGGLADAKQIGRYARESGPEPHGATERRLREGYKVVKMIVDAYDAKTARAWLFGTNTRLDDRAPIEVLGAATDTAQFAMVVRAARQVASFQS comes from the coding sequence ATGCCCGTCTTGACCGCCTCAGCAGCACAGCGACTCGACGACGAGGCGGCGACGCGTTCGATCCGCGAGGTCGCCGCGTACTTGCAGGACGCGGTGGGTCAGCGGGTGGCCGCCGCCCTTGGGGGGCTGGCCGACGCTAAGCAAATCGGCCGCTACGCCCGCGAGAGCGGTCCTGAGCCCCACGGCGCGACCGAACGCCGGCTGCGCGAAGGCTACAAAGTCGTGAAAATGATCGTCGACGCCTACGACGCCAAGACAGCGCGCGCGTGGCTGTTCGGCACTAACACGCGGCTAGATGACCGCGCGCCGATCGAGGTGCTCGGCGCCGCGACCGACACCGCGCAGTTCGCCATGGTTGTACGCGCCGCGCGGCAGGTCGCCAGCTTTCAGTCGTGA
- a CDS encoding RES family NAD+ phosphorylase, with product MTQKPSDLPALWRVGYYADPFGFTPLDLYSFNHRFDDIHHRFRTLYCAALPETCLREVLADFRPDLDAMRRHVERYGPEAADDFTPAPVTARWRAQHVLVPVDLRLDGPLIDLTDLSTRQKIEERHIELLVEHGLEHLDLHEITTSRRVITQTIAADLFDRGASAVRFPSRLDGNPCVALFEKRGTVSAAGDPIALTDPPPEALATVAAAWGLVLEPAAAANYDN from the coding sequence GTGACCCAAAAGCCCAGCGACCTGCCAGCTCTGTGGCGGGTGGGCTACTACGCCGATCCGTTCGGCTTCACCCCGTTGGATCTTTATTCGTTCAACCACCGGTTTGACGACATCCACCACCGATTCCGCACGCTCTACTGCGCCGCATTGCCGGAAACGTGTCTGCGCGAGGTACTCGCTGACTTTCGCCCCGACCTCGACGCGATGCGCCGCCACGTTGAGCGCTATGGGCCTGAGGCCGCCGACGACTTCACACCGGCGCCGGTGACCGCTAGGTGGCGCGCACAGCACGTCCTCGTTCCCGTCGATCTGCGGCTCGACGGCCCCCTCATCGATCTCACCGACTTGTCCACCCGCCAGAAGATCGAGGAACGTCACATCGAACTGCTGGTCGAGCACGGCCTGGAACACCTCGATCTACACGAGATCACAACAAGCCGCCGCGTGATCACCCAGACGATCGCCGCGGACCTATTCGACCGAGGCGCCAGTGCCGTGCGCTTTCCGTCTCGCCTGGACGGCAACCCGTGCGTTGCGCTTTTCGAAAAGCGTGGCACCGTCAGCGCGGCCGGCGACCCCATCGCACTCACCGACCCACCGCCCGAAGCGCTCGCAACGGTTGCCGCGGCATGGGGGCTGGTGCTGGAGCCCGCGGCCGCAGCCAACTACGACAACTGA
- a CDS encoding alpha/beta hydrolase family esterase: MLHGTMQTARNIRPFAGYSFDTYAVGGRVVVIYPDAIRREWNGARKAMMLSERAKHIDDLGFIRGVIGHAVAAENVDPTKVFVAGFSLGGQMAIRLIHEIPELLAGAAVLSANLPSPDNFVVDRDAELALPVLTIHGTADPLAPFNGGAVGFHGHLLKGIHLSAPETARYFAARNGITGAPTITQLPHQRVPGKPTSVARHDYARPGGLPVRFYTVHGGGHVLPNPTHTFAQWFWGPSTRDICAADAVADFFGLPVAIPGREATT, translated from the coding sequence ATGTTGCACGGCACGATGCAGACCGCCCGCAACATTCGTCCGTTTGCCGGATACAGCTTCGATACCTATGCGGTCGGTGGGCGGGTCGTGGTGATCTATCCCGATGCGATTCGCCGCGAATGGAACGGTGCCCGCAAGGCAATGATGCTGTCAGAACGCGCCAAGCACATCGACGACCTGGGCTTCATCCGTGGTGTCATCGGCCATGCAGTCGCTGCCGAAAACGTCGATCCCACAAAGGTTTTCGTGGCTGGGTTTTCGCTTGGCGGTCAGATGGCAATCCGGCTCATTCACGAAATCCCTGAACTACTCGCGGGAGCCGCGGTGCTGAGCGCAAATTTGCCCAGCCCGGACAACTTTGTCGTTGACCGAGACGCCGAACTTGCTTTGCCCGTATTGACAATCCACGGCACCGCCGACCCACTTGCACCGTTCAACGGTGGTGCGGTCGGCTTCCACGGACATCTCCTGAAGGGCATACACCTATCAGCGCCGGAAACCGCCAGATACTTCGCCGCACGCAACGGCATCACCGGCGCGCCGACCATCACGCAGCTGCCGCATCAGCGCGTTCCCGGTAAACCAACGTCCGTGGCTCGCCACGACTACGCGAGGCCCGGTGGTCTGCCTGTCCGGTTCTATACCGTGCACGGCGGGGGCCATGTGCTCCCAAATCCCACACACACATTCGCGCAATGGTTTTGGGGACCGTCGACCCGCGATATTTGTGCCGCCGATGCGGTTGCCGACTTCTTCGGCCTACCTGTAGCAATCCCCGGAAGAGAGGCGACAACATGA
- a CDS encoding helix-turn-helix domain-containing protein, whose product MHLSATAWLTIASVAKTNSGQTAGRAPATRVNPGQKAKASFPEGAVIYYWPRGILLLAPSFIVDHGEQPNRRPSIRVMIALRAPFEIEFSNGSWLKTRAVLMSSDVRRRQIIARNSGYVLLDMAVSTPEYTTLSLFMAGQSVVPLDLEVFDTLMPRLEQAYVGELDGEGIPDLRRDMVHAITGVYPCTPDYDPRVEPALGVIQQRRLEDVSLNAIAEEVHLSPDRLRHLFKEQVGYTVSHFARTTAVWKALSAWSEGQLLTELAHEFGFHDSSHFSHAYKEMFGFHPGMIMSGRHFKVIACD is encoded by the coding sequence TTGCATCTCTCGGCCACTGCGTGGCTAACAATTGCGTCTGTGGCGAAGACCAACTCCGGTCAGACAGCGGGACGAGCGCCAGCCACTCGCGTCAACCCAGGGCAAAAGGCCAAGGCGTCGTTCCCGGAAGGTGCGGTCATTTACTACTGGCCGCGCGGCATCCTTTTGCTGGCACCCAGTTTCATCGTCGACCACGGGGAACAACCCAACCGGCGCCCGTCCATCCGGGTGATGATCGCCCTGCGAGCGCCCTTCGAAATCGAGTTCTCGAACGGCTCATGGCTGAAAACACGCGCGGTCCTGATGTCTTCGGACGTTCGTCGCCGCCAGATCATCGCCAGGAATTCCGGGTACGTCCTGCTTGACATGGCGGTATCGACGCCGGAGTACACCACGCTGTCGCTGTTCATGGCTGGCCAGTCAGTTGTGCCGCTGGATCTGGAGGTGTTCGACACATTGATGCCGCGCCTGGAACAGGCGTACGTGGGTGAGCTAGACGGTGAAGGGATTCCCGATCTTCGGCGAGACATGGTGCACGCCATAACCGGTGTGTACCCATGCACTCCGGACTACGACCCTCGCGTCGAGCCCGCGTTGGGAGTAATCCAGCAGCGCCGACTGGAGGATGTGTCGTTGAACGCGATTGCCGAGGAGGTCCACCTCTCCCCCGACCGCCTGCGGCACCTGTTCAAAGAACAGGTTGGCTACACGGTGTCTCACTTCGCCCGCACAACTGCGGTCTGGAAAGCGCTTTCAGCCTGGTCGGAAGGCCAGCTACTCACCGAGCTCGCCCACGAGTTCGGTTTTCACGATTCGTCGCACTTCAGCCATGCATACAAGGAGATGTTCGGGTTTCACCCGGGGATGATCATGAGTGGCCGGCATTTCAAAGTGATTGCCTGCGACTGA